The Acanthochromis polyacanthus isolate Apoly-LR-REF ecotype Palm Island chromosome 17, KAUST_Apoly_ChrSc, whole genome shotgun sequence genome has a window encoding:
- the kcnj1b gene encoding ATP-sensitive inward rectifier potassium channel 1b — protein MVSLSSSRMFQLGHLQPNGHRSCKSRLVTKDGRCNIEFGNIEYSNHFAYLVDFWTTFVEIRWRFVLLLFVAAFTGSWFIFSLLWYWIAKSNGDLTGQNRTDGHVQCIDNVNGLTTAFLYSLETQTTIGYGGRALTGHCAGTVALIIIQSLIGVFINCFMCGVILAKISLPKKRAKTVTFSNTAAICLKKGSLCLLIRVANLRKTLLIGSQIYGKLLKTTTTADGETIILDQVDIDFMVDAGKDNLFFVCPLTLYHVINRSSPFYELSADTLPLQDFELVVFLDGTAESTSSSCQVRTSYIPQEIQWGYTFLPIISRTKTGKYRVDFSNFSKSVQVTTPHCVRCFESDADQRNHNNHNQENHKKMGIDNLGFQVIDIHDSVDVTKM, from the exons ATGGTCTCGCTGAGCAG TTCCAGGATGTTCCAGCTGGGTCACCTCCAGCCAAATGGACACCGAAGCTGCAAAAGCCGCCTGGTCACCAAAGACGGGCGCTGCAACATCGAGTTTGGCAACATTGAGTACAGCAACCACTTTGCGTATCTGGTGGACTTCTGGACGACCTTCGTGGAGATTCGCTGGCGCTTTGTCCTCCTACTGTTTGTGGCTGCATTCACAGGCAGCTGGTTCATCTTCAGCCTGCTGTGGTACTGGATCGCAAAGAGTAATGGTGATCTGACCGGACAGAACCGCACAGATGGACATGTTCAGTGCATAGACAATGTTAACGGCCTCACAACAGCATTTCTGTACTCGCTGGAGACCCAGACCACCATTGGGTACGGTGGCAGGGCATTGACCGGGCACTGTGCTGGCACAGTGGCTCTAATTATCATCCAGTCTTTAATTGGAGTCTTTATCAACTGCTTCATGTGTGGCGTCATCTTGGCCAAGATTTCCTTACCCAAAAAGAGAGCAAAGACCGTGACCTTCAGCAACACGGCTGCCATCTGCTTAAAGAAAGGAAGTCTGTGTCTCCTTATCAGAGTGGCCAACCTTCGAAAGACCTTATTAATTGGAAGCCAGATCTACGGTAAACTACTGAAGACAACAACCACGGCCGATGGAGAGACCATTATCCTGGACCAGGTGGACATTGACTTTATGGTTGATGCTGGAAAGGATaacttattttttgtttgtcctCTGACCCTCTACCACGTGATCAACAGATCAAGTCCGTTCTACGAACTGTCAGCCGACACTCTCCCCTTGCAGGACTTTGAACTGGTAGTGTTTTTGGACGGGACGGCCGAGTCCACCAGCTCATCCTGTCAGGTCCGAACCTCCTACATACCACAGGAGATTCAGTGGGGTTACACTTTCCTGCCTATAATCTCGCGCACCAAGACAGGAAAATACCGTGTAGATTTCTCAAACTTTTCCAAAAGCGTCCAGGTCACCACGCCACACTGCGTCCGCTGCTTCGAGAGCGATGCAGACCAGAGAaaccacaacaaccacaaccaaGAAAATCACAAGAAGATGGGCATTGACAACCTGGGGTTCCAAGTGATTGATATTCACGACTCAGTGGATGTCACCAAAATGTGA